A region of the Stieleria neptunia genome:
CCAGCTGCAATCGCGTTTTGAAATCGGCAAAGATCGCAGCGATCTCCTCCTCGCCGTGGTCGTTGCCGTCCAGTGCCAACACGTCGCGAATGGCTTGTGATTTTTCTTTCCCGGCCCCCGTCGCTTGCACTTGATCTTGCGTGAACGAATACCCGGCGGCGTTGATCGCAGCACGAACGGTCTTGTAGACCACGTTGTCCTCGTCAACCGTTGTACCTGCCATGTCAAAGACGACTAATTCAATCACCATAAATCTCCCGTAGATGTTGTTTGGCGAATCCCGCGCTTCCGGTCATGCCCTTGCCACCAATGGCGGTTGCGACGTGGATGTCACGATCCAATGTGTGTTGAAAAACACCCCGGGGGTGTTTTGATTGGCAATACATGCCCGCCCAGGTCCGTTCGATGTCCCAGTTCGGCAAGTCCATGATCTGTTGTGCTTGGGAAACAAAGAATCGATTGATCGGCATTTGGATGTCGAAACTTAATTCATCCGATCGAGCCGCCGGTGCATATTCGTGCGAATCCCCGAGGATGATGTGACCATCAACTTCTTGTTTGAACAGAATGTGGACACTCCATTTTTTCCAGAAGCTGTCCGGATCCTCGCCTGCTTTGATGGAACGATACGAAGGACAGGCGGCAAAACTTTCATAGCGTCGAATCGACTGGCCGGTCAAAACGTTACCCGGCAACGCTCCGGCCGATTGTGCCGAGAGCATCACCATCTGCAATTTGACCGCTTCAATGTCGCTGGTTTGAAACAACTCGGGAAACAGCATTCGAAATTCCGCGCCCGAACAGACGATCGCTTTTTCGGCGTGCAGCATCCGGCCGTCGGTGCAATGGGCCGTGACCGTCGTGGGTGACTGCCGATCCAAATGCTGAACACAGGTTCCCAAGGCGATCGTCAGTCCGAACGTTTCACGCAGGTAGTCGTGCAAACGCAGGATCATCTGGCGTGGGTCGACGGAAATCTCCTCGGGAAAAAACAGCCCCGCTCGGCAGTAGGCATCGTTCAGCCGCGGGTATCGCTGTTTGCATTGCTCTTTCGTCCACAGCTGCGACCGATAGCCTTCCTGGCGATTGATCGCGTGCAGTTCCTCGATCAATGCAACCTCCTCGGCATCCGACGCCAGATAGACGCTTCCTTCTTGCCGAACCGACAAATCGGTTTTCGCCTGGATCGACTTGTAGATCTCCAAGCTGTCCCGGCCCAACCGTTGCCAGGTCGCGTCCATGCCGGACGGAACCACTTGTCCGAAGTTGCGAACGGTCGCTCCTTGAGGCTGCAGGTTCTTGTCGACCAAGATCACGCGCATGCCACGGAGCAATGCCTGGTAGGCATGGAACGTTCCTAAAACGCCTGCCCCGACCACAATCAGATCGTACTTGTTTTCCATTTTCACGCCGACTCTCTTGTTGAATCCATCGACAGGCCGTTGCGGGCTGCTGTGCTGCACGATCATCACCGGTCGGCGCAGGATTGTACAGAGTGCTTTGCGATGTTGACGTGCGGTGCGTGCTGACCCACCGCGTCAGCGGATCGTTGTACGACATTCTTTCTAGTGCATCGGGGCGAGCCCTTTGGACGACGGTCCGGAAGGGCCGTCGTACTTGCGAAACACGGTCGGCTTGAGCTGGACGATCCTCAAAGCCTGGACAGCGATGTGACAGCGAGTTTTCTTCACACATTCCTCACGCGAACCATCGACAACCTGCACGCGACTGTGTGTGTTCGAAGAAGTCTTTTAACCAATTGCGCAATTCGGCCAACCGTGTGCGCATCTCGCTTTCTTTCCTGACAAAACGTCGTTTTACTTCTCGCCGCATCGCTTGCCCGGAACGTGTCGCAACGCGTCCGAGCGACGTGTATTTCAAAGACATTCGGTCGCGGCGATTTCCACGCTTCAGACGCACTCAACCGCGACAGACTCATTGCCCAGTGACATGAACAAAACCTTGCTCTTGATCGGTTTATTGACGGCCGCGTGTTCGACCGGATGTGGAGATCCCCAACTGCACCAGGTGACCGGAAAAGTCACGCTGGGAGGCGTGCCGCACGAACGGTTGCTCGTCTACATGCGTCCGATCGACGAAAAGGTCGACAAGTTTCGCATGGGTGTCGGCGAGACCGACGCTGCCGGTGTGCTGACGTTGCGAAGCAGTGCCGGCGATGGACTCGCCGCCGGGCACTATCGGGTCTCGTTCTCATGCATGGTTCCCAAGGGTGTCGGAAACCAAGAGGCGCTCGATCCCAATGAAAAGCATGACGACAACCCCAAGCTGATCACCGAAGAGATTGTGCCTGACCCGTATTCGAGCGACGCGGAAAGTCCGGTCGAGTTTGAGATCGGTCGAAGTGACGTGAACGAATTTGTGTTTGACATTCCGGCGAAATAGAGACGTTTCGGATTTAAAAATGCCTCCCATCCCCCTCGCACCATCGATCCCAAAACTCATGAGAAACCATCGCGCAAACATCAGGTCTGCATTCACGCTGATTGAGCTGCTTGTGGTCATCGCAATTATCGGTGTACTGGTCGGACTCTTGCTGCCGGCGGTCCAATCGGCTCGGGAAGCCAGTCGTCGCATGACGTGCTCCAACAAGCTCAAGCAGATCGGGCTGGCGTCACACAACTTTGAACTGGTCCACAAGGGGCTTCCGATGTTGGGCGAGGCGCAGGAGGGAGGTCACTGGAGTGCGTTCATCTTGCCGTATCTGGAACAGTCCGCGACGTTTGAACGCCTTTCGTTCGGCTCCGTCAATTGGGCCGCCTCGGTGGCGCGTGAAGACGCGGAACTAGGATCGGCGAGCCCGGAGCTTCGCCAGATCGCCGCCTGCCAAATGGTCATCGAAGCCTACAAGTGCCCATCGTCGGTGATGCAGGGTCCCGTTTTCGACGCCTCGTGTTATTCGCCTCCGTGGTTCGTGTCCCGACGCGAACCGGCGAACTACTTGGGTGTCGTCACCGGCATTCAGCCCAACGACTGGAAGCCACAATTCGGCTGGGGACGTCCCAACCGAGCCACCTGGGGCCCCGATCGCACGCCGACGCTGCACCACAGCGAACTCGACGGAATGATCATCACGCGGCCGCCCGAAAAGGCACGCATCAGCCAAGGCGGGATGGACGGCGCCAAGTTTCGCGATGTGACCGACGGCCTTGCCAACACCTTGATGTTTGGCGAAGTCGAACCCGATTTCATTCATAGCATCGAATCGTCACGGCAAGAAAACCAGAACACGGGTCGCAAAGACCACTGGGCGATCGGCGGAGACGACTTTGACAACTGGGAAGGCACCGATTGGTCCGAGCAGGGCGGATCCACCGCCGTCGCCATCAACTACAAGCGGCCCGACGACGTCCGCTTCAGCGACGCGTCACCGGAGTGGGCAGCCTATGAAGTGAGCTTCGGCAGCAATCACCCCGGAGGGGCGCAGTTCTGTGCGGGCGATGGTTCGGTCCGGCTGATTTCGGACAGCATCGATGCAAAGCTGTTCAGCGCCCTGGGAACACGCAACGGATCTGAGACCGACTCGCCCATGCCCGAGTAGCGCTTCCAACCATTCAATGTCTCGAAGGTTTTCCGTTTTACTTACTTTGGAGTTTCTGTTCATGAAAAGCTTCCTCCCGAGGCGAAGTG
Encoded here:
- a CDS encoding TIGR03364 family FAD-dependent oxidoreductase; translated protein: MENKYDLIVVGAGVLGTFHAYQALLRGMRVILVDKNLQPQGATVRNFGQVVPSGMDATWQRLGRDSLEIYKSIQAKTDLSVRQEGSVYLASDAEEVALIEELHAINRQEGYRSQLWTKEQCKQRYPRLNDAYCRAGLFFPEEISVDPRQMILRLHDYLRETFGLTIALGTCVQHLDRQSPTTVTAHCTDGRMLHAEKAIVCSGAEFRMLFPELFQTSDIEAVKLQMVMLSAQSAGALPGNVLTGQSIRRYESFAACPSYRSIKAGEDPDSFWKKWSVHILFKQEVDGHIILGDSHEYAPAARSDELSFDIQMPINRFFVSQAQQIMDLPNWDIERTWAGMYCQSKHPRGVFQHTLDRDIHVATAIGGKGMTGSAGFAKQHLREIYGD
- a CDS encoding DUF1559 domain-containing protein, which produces MRNHRANIRSAFTLIELLVVIAIIGVLVGLLLPAVQSAREASRRMTCSNKLKQIGLASHNFELVHKGLPMLGEAQEGGHWSAFILPYLEQSATFERLSFGSVNWAASVAREDAELGSASPELRQIAACQMVIEAYKCPSSVMQGPVFDASCYSPPWFVSRREPANYLGVVTGIQPNDWKPQFGWGRPNRATWGPDRTPTLHHSELDGMIITRPPEKARISQGGMDGAKFRDVTDGLANTLMFGEVEPDFIHSIESSRQENQNTGRKDHWAIGGDDFDNWEGTDWSEQGGSTAVAINYKRPDDVRFSDASPEWAAYEVSFGSNHPGGAQFCAGDGSVRLISDSIDAKLFSALGTRNGSETDSPMPE